One window from the genome of Alkalihalobacillus sp. LMS6 encodes:
- a CDS encoding tRNA-binding protein produces MATIDTFNKLDIRVGTIVEAELFTEAQKPAMKLQVDLGELGIKASSAQITKRYQPEELVGKQVLAVVNFPAMKIAGYTSEILVLGAVPGEDDVVLIQPETNVANGTRVG; encoded by the coding sequence ATGGCTACAATTGATACTTTTAACAAACTTGATATTCGTGTAGGAACCATCGTTGAAGCTGAGTTATTTACCGAAGCACAAAAACCTGCAATGAAACTGCAAGTGGATTTAGGGGAATTAGGTATAAAAGCGTCTTCAGCTCAAATCACAAAACGTTATCAGCCTGAAGAATTAGTGGGAAAACAAGTCTTAGCCGTTGTTAACTTTCCTGCAATGAAAATTGCTGGCTATACGTCGGAGATTCTCGTGCTCGGAGCTGTGCCGGGAGAAGACGATGTAGTCTTGATTCAACCTGAGACGAATGTTGCAAATGGAACGAGAGTCGGCTAA
- a CDS encoding GNAT family N-acetyltransferase, with translation MLTTLKDEQFDELYQLFEESFPQDEFRSYTVQKGLLDRENYNVYIYEQNQDIAAFFAVWETEDFVFLEHFAVREAYRNGGLGGKLLKHMLEEVNKPVIIEVEPPDDELKQRRVAFYERNGFHFSSYGYIQPALGEDRQPMPLNVMAYPQPLNDERFYVFKDWIFAELYN, from the coding sequence ATGTTAACAACACTTAAAGATGAACAGTTTGATGAGCTTTATCAGCTATTTGAGGAAAGTTTTCCACAAGACGAATTTCGCTCGTATACTGTCCAAAAAGGATTATTGGACAGAGAAAATTACAACGTATACATTTACGAGCAGAATCAAGACATTGCTGCTTTTTTTGCTGTGTGGGAAACAGAAGACTTTGTTTTCCTGGAACACTTTGCTGTTAGAGAAGCCTATCGTAACGGAGGCTTAGGGGGGAAGCTTTTAAAGCATATGCTTGAAGAAGTAAACAAGCCAGTAATCATTGAAGTAGAGCCACCAGATGACGAATTAAAGCAACGTCGTGTTGCCTTCTACGAACGCAACGGCTTTCACTTCAGTTCGTACGGCTACATTCAACCTGCGCTAGGAGAAGATAGACAGCCGATGCCATTAAACGTAATGGCTTATCCACAACCGTTAAACGATGAGCGGTTTTATGTATTCAAAGACTGGATTTTTGCTGAATTATACAATTAA